A region of Esox lucius isolate fEsoLuc1 chromosome 3, fEsoLuc1.pri, whole genome shotgun sequence DNA encodes the following proteins:
- the tox gene encoding thymocyte selection-associated high mobility group box protein TOX isoform X1, translating into MDVRVYPPPPQSLSATDSSRLGPLQYTDSPYCNKYDSETMFLGMPESGLDFVPTNQFRVPPNPHQTQPNTKQTGPLWKRDGPAHSDGPRLPWVNSYPVPSLGDEDFNIPPITPPTIPEHMLHPHLPESESGSYHPLAPPHSQSGLHPFHLQGMDMMGQNGGLLSQNGGLMSSTLSVMQQMVNSDSRYNSHQPMEALRPRSQSGMGHQSQLTTINQSQLNAQLGLSVNSVTHNSPSPPGSKSATPSPSSSVHEDDNEEAIKQGEKRPAAVETPKKPKTPKKKKKKDPNEPSKPVSAYALFFRDTQAAIKGQNPNATFGEVSKIVASMWDGLGEEQKQVYKKKTETAKKEYLKQLAAYRASLVSQSYNEPGEVKVSQASSMLGPKPPMFPGSGQQHPHTHHSHPSLYMSHPYHHQNHHPHQHQQQSQQHQAGLSPHLSPLQGLSRGVAPRPSGPHPGGVSLGNMAAASPPPLQISPPLHSHAHLGMHHQQQLGGHPLSLHSPAMGQGFPLQSEFQNMINSSGGQGLSPSMDYRQVCRNGPSQHLDWTSEYCGNGALQRDKPLFLT; encoded by the exons TTCCGTgtgccccccaacccccaccagaCGCAGCCCAACACCAAGCAAACTGGACCCCTGTGGAAACGAGACGGCCCCGCTCACTCTGATGGCCCCCGACTACCCTGGGTAAAT TCCTACCCAGTACCCAGTTTGGGGGATGAAGACTTCAACATCCCCCCCATCACACCACCCACAATCCCAGAACACATGCTGCACCCCCACCTACCTGAGTCGGAGTCAGGCTCCTACCACCCGTTGGCCCCCCCTCACTCCCAGAGTGGCCTACACCCCTTCCACCTGCAAGGAATGGACATGATGGGTCAGAACGGAGGgctgttgagccaaaatggTGGTCTGATGTCCAGCACCCTGTCTGTG aTGCAACAAATGGTCAACTCTGATTCCAGGTATAACAGCCATCAGCCAATGGAAGCACTGAGACCCAGGAGCCAATCAGGAATGGGACACCAGAGTCAGCTGACcaccatcaaccaatcacaactcAATGCTCAGTTGGGACTGAGCGTGAACAGCGTTACCCATAATTCCCCATCACCCCCTGGGAGCAAGTCGGCCACCCCCTCTCCTTCCAGCTCTGTACATGAGGATGATAACGAAGAGGCTATAAAG CAGGGAGAAAAGAGACCAGCAGCAGTGGAGACGCCCAAAAAGCCCAAGACCcccaagaagaagaagaagaaggaccCCAACGAGCCCTCCAAgccagtttcagcttatgctcTGTTCTTCAGAGACACCCAGGCGGCCATTAAGGGTCAGAACCCTAACGCAACCTTCGGTGAGGTGTCCAAGATAGTGGCCTCCATGTGGGATGGCCTGGGAGAGGAACAAAAACAG gtgtacaaaaaaaaaacagagacgGCAAAAAAGGAGTACCTGAAGCAACTGGCAGCATACAGAGCAAGTCTGGTCTCACAG AGCTACAATGAGCCGGGTGAGGTCAAGGTGTCCCAGGCCTCCTCCATGCTGGGGCCCAAACCTCCCATGTTCCCCGGATCGGGCCAACAGCACCCCCACACTCACCACTCCCACCCCAGCCTGTATATGAGTCACCCGTACCACCACCAgaaccaccacccccaccaacACCAGCAGCAGTCCCAGCAGCACCAGGCCGGCCTCAGCCCCCACCTGTCTCCCCTCCAGGGACTCTCCAGAGGGGTAGCCCCCCGGCCTAGTGGACCCCACCCGGGTGGAGTGTCCCTGGGTAACATGGCGGCAGcgtccccccctcccctccagaTCAGCCCGCCTCTGCACTCCCACGCCCACCTCGGAATGCACCACCAGCAACAGCTTGGCGGACATCCGCTGTCCCTTCACTCGCCCGCCATGGGACAG GGATTTCCTCTCCAATCTGAATTCCAGAACATGATCAACTCGTCTGGTGGTCAGGGATTGTCCCCATCCATGGACTACAGACAGGTGTGTCGAAATGGACCCAGCCAACACCTCGACTGGACCAGCGAGTACTGTGGCAATGG AGCTCTTCAGAGAGACAAGCCTCTATTCCTAACCTGA
- the tox gene encoding thymocyte selection-associated high mobility group box protein TOX isoform X2, giving the protein MDVRVYPPPPQSLSATDSSRLGPLQYTDSPYCNKYDSETMFLGMPESGLDFVPTNQFRVPPNPHQTQPNTKQTGPLWKRDGPAHSDGPRLPWSYPVPSLGDEDFNIPPITPPTIPEHMLHPHLPESESGSYHPLAPPHSQSGLHPFHLQGMDMMGQNGGLLSQNGGLMSSTLSVMQQMVNSDSRYNSHQPMEALRPRSQSGMGHQSQLTTINQSQLNAQLGLSVNSVTHNSPSPPGSKSATPSPSSSVHEDDNEEAIKQGEKRPAAVETPKKPKTPKKKKKKDPNEPSKPVSAYALFFRDTQAAIKGQNPNATFGEVSKIVASMWDGLGEEQKQVYKKKTETAKKEYLKQLAAYRASLVSQSYNEPGEVKVSQASSMLGPKPPMFPGSGQQHPHTHHSHPSLYMSHPYHHQNHHPHQHQQQSQQHQAGLSPHLSPLQGLSRGVAPRPSGPHPGGVSLGNMAAASPPPLQISPPLHSHAHLGMHHQQQLGGHPLSLHSPAMGQGFPLQSEFQNMINSSGGQGLSPSMDYRQVCRNGPSQHLDWTSEYCGNGALQRDKPLFLT; this is encoded by the exons TTCCGTgtgccccccaacccccaccagaCGCAGCCCAACACCAAGCAAACTGGACCCCTGTGGAAACGAGACGGCCCCGCTCACTCTGATGGCCCCCGACTACCCTGG TCCTACCCAGTACCCAGTTTGGGGGATGAAGACTTCAACATCCCCCCCATCACACCACCCACAATCCCAGAACACATGCTGCACCCCCACCTACCTGAGTCGGAGTCAGGCTCCTACCACCCGTTGGCCCCCCCTCACTCCCAGAGTGGCCTACACCCCTTCCACCTGCAAGGAATGGACATGATGGGTCAGAACGGAGGgctgttgagccaaaatggTGGTCTGATGTCCAGCACCCTGTCTGTG aTGCAACAAATGGTCAACTCTGATTCCAGGTATAACAGCCATCAGCCAATGGAAGCACTGAGACCCAGGAGCCAATCAGGAATGGGACACCAGAGTCAGCTGACcaccatcaaccaatcacaactcAATGCTCAGTTGGGACTGAGCGTGAACAGCGTTACCCATAATTCCCCATCACCCCCTGGGAGCAAGTCGGCCACCCCCTCTCCTTCCAGCTCTGTACATGAGGATGATAACGAAGAGGCTATAAAG CAGGGAGAAAAGAGACCAGCAGCAGTGGAGACGCCCAAAAAGCCCAAGACCcccaagaagaagaagaagaaggaccCCAACGAGCCCTCCAAgccagtttcagcttatgctcTGTTCTTCAGAGACACCCAGGCGGCCATTAAGGGTCAGAACCCTAACGCAACCTTCGGTGAGGTGTCCAAGATAGTGGCCTCCATGTGGGATGGCCTGGGAGAGGAACAAAAACAG gtgtacaaaaaaaaaacagagacgGCAAAAAAGGAGTACCTGAAGCAACTGGCAGCATACAGAGCAAGTCTGGTCTCACAG AGCTACAATGAGCCGGGTGAGGTCAAGGTGTCCCAGGCCTCCTCCATGCTGGGGCCCAAACCTCCCATGTTCCCCGGATCGGGCCAACAGCACCCCCACACTCACCACTCCCACCCCAGCCTGTATATGAGTCACCCGTACCACCACCAgaaccaccacccccaccaacACCAGCAGCAGTCCCAGCAGCACCAGGCCGGCCTCAGCCCCCACCTGTCTCCCCTCCAGGGACTCTCCAGAGGGGTAGCCCCCCGGCCTAGTGGACCCCACCCGGGTGGAGTGTCCCTGGGTAACATGGCGGCAGcgtccccccctcccctccagaTCAGCCCGCCTCTGCACTCCCACGCCCACCTCGGAATGCACCACCAGCAACAGCTTGGCGGACATCCGCTGTCCCTTCACTCGCCCGCCATGGGACAG GGATTTCCTCTCCAATCTGAATTCCAGAACATGATCAACTCGTCTGGTGGTCAGGGATTGTCCCCATCCATGGACTACAGACAGGTGTGTCGAAATGGACCCAGCCAACACCTCGACTGGACCAGCGAGTACTGTGGCAATGG AGCTCTTCAGAGAGACAAGCCTCTATTCCTAACCTGA